From a region of the Acomys russatus chromosome 4, mAcoRus1.1, whole genome shotgun sequence genome:
- the Znf892 gene encoding zinc finger protein 570-like, with protein MGPEAKGNRTHFQQLSGSHPWRVWETVPDSTKLTPEKRFSEEESFPGVLLESFPEERPRDCEDSVGHQQRNCEEHPTQELVPQKRLSVERSHQCDDFRRNFSQRSLPVQHQGEKLHDYGSLKNFKNSDMIKQEKTCTGKKPWKCNECEKAFSYYSAFVLHQRIHTGEKPYECNECGKAFSQSIHLTLHQRIHTGEKPYECQECGKAFSHRSALIRHHIIHTGEKPYECSECGKAFNQSSYLTQHQRIHTGEKPYECNDCGKAFSQSTFLTQHQVIHTGEKPYKCNECGRAFSDRSGLIQHQRTHTGERPYECSECGKAFGYCSALTQHQRTHTGEKPYKCSDCAKAFSDRSALIRHQRTHTGEKPYKCKDCEKAFSQSSSLTKHQKTHTGEKPYKCKKCGKAFSQSSSLSQHQKIHAGGKNKAYGQAFSEHSVCGQQKRLHTG; from the coding sequence TGTGGGAGACAGTACCAGACAGCACAAAGCTAACTCCAGAGAAGCGCTTTTCTGAAGAGGAGTCATTTCCAGGAGTGTTACTGGAGAGCTTTCCAGAGGAAAGGCCCAGGGACTGTGAAGACTCCGTAGGACATCAGCAGAGAAACTGTGAGGAACACCCAACACAAGAGCTGGTCCCTCAGAAGAGACTTTCTGTGGAGAGAAGCCACCAATGTGATGACTTTAGAAGGAACTTTAGCCAGCGGTCATTACCTGTTCAACACCAAGGAGAGAAACTTCATGATTATGGTTcacttaagaattttaaaaattcagatatgATTAAACAGGAGAAAACTTGTACAGGAAAGAAACCTTGGAAATGTAATGAGTGTGAGAAAGCCTTCAGCTACTATTCTGCTTTTGTCTTGCATCAGAGAATTCACACAGGAGAAAAGCCCTATGAATGCAATGAGTGTGGTAAAGCATTTAGCCAGAGCATACATCTTACTCTACACCAGAGAATCCATACTGGCGAGAAGCCGTATGAGTGTCAGGAGTGTGGAAAGGCCTTCAGTCATCGCTCAGCCCTTATTCGGCACCACataattcatactggagagaaaccctatgaatgcagCGAGTGTGGGAAGGCCTTCAATCAGAGCTCATACCTCACCCAACATCAGCggattcacactggagagaaaccgtaTGAGTGTAATGattgtgggaaagccttcagccaAAGCACATTCCTCACCCAGCATCAGGtcattcacactggagagaaaccttacaagtGTAACGAATGTGGCAGAGCTTTTAGTGACCGCTCGGGCCTTATTCAGCACCAGagaactcacactggagagaGGCCTTACGAGTGCagtgagtgtgggaaagcctttggcTACTGTTCGGCCCTGACTCAGCACCAAAGAactcacactggggagaagccctaTAAATGCAGTGACTGTGCCAAGGCCTTCAGTGACCGCTCAGCCCTTATCCGTCACCAGAGAAcgcacactggagagaagccttacaAGTGTAAGGACTGCGAAAAAGCTTTCAGCCAGAGCTCATCTCTTACGAAACACCAGAAAACTCATACCGGAGAAAAAccctataaatgtaaaaaatgtggAAAAGCTTTCAGCCAGAGCTCATCTCTTTCTCAACATCAGAAAATCCATGCTGGAGGGAAAAACAAGGCATACGGACAGGCCTTCAGTGAGCATTCAGTCTGCGGCCAACAAAAGAGACTCCATACTGGATAA